In Patescibacteria group bacterium, a single window of DNA contains:
- a CDS encoding prepilin-type N-terminal cleavage/methylation domain-containing protein: protein MNNKLKKTNRVKVRLPAGGQGFTLIETMVALTIITFAILGPISLATYSIKMSTLSKNNVIASFLAQDAMEYIKNWRDNNYLNSENWLFKLNSCNNSDCYLDTTIPWDVSGAAITNCAGSCPLLKYDDTLKKYNHSTGINTIFMRKFTLEKDVSDREARISITVSWEDKFGNRSFIWEDHIFDWHP, encoded by the coding sequence ATGAATAATAAATTAAAAAAAACAAATAGAGTAAAAGTGCGCTTGCCCGCTGGCGGGCAAGGGTTTACTTTGATTGAAACAATGGTTGCGCTTACTATCATTACTTTTGCCATACTGGGGCCGATATCTTTAGCTACTTATAGTATTAAGATGTCTACTTTGTCTAAGAATAATGTAATTGCGTCTTTTTTAGCTCAGGATGCTATGGAATATATTAAGAATTGGAGGGATAATAATTATTTAAATAGTGAAAATTGGCTTTTTAAACTTAATAGTTGTAACAATTCTGATTGTTATCTTGATACTACTATCCCTTGGGATGTTTCCGGTGCGGCAATAACAAATTGCGCCGGATCATGCCCACTTCTTAAATATGATGATACATTAAAAAAATATAATCATTCAACCGGTATTAATACTATTTTTATGCGAAAATTTACTCTAGAAAAAGATGTTTCTGATCGAGAAGCTAGAATTTCAATAACTGTATCGTGGGAGGATAAGTTTGGCAATCGCTCTTTTATATGGGAGGATCATATCTTTGATTGGCATCCATAA
- a CDS encoding type II secretion system GspH family protein has protein sequence MLKNKFKISSKSLPAGRQGFTLIELLVVIAIIGILSSVVLASLNSARQKSRDAKRVSDIKQVQLALELFADSNGSEYPDTVAQLVTDGFIPAEPKDPSTGAIYSYDNVTSAGAVCAIATGVCNFYHLGANLEQDGTGLVGTGGHSVLGSDADSTYTFNGQGADCSAAGTDDGCYDVTP, from the coding sequence ATGTTAAAAAATAAATTTAAAATCAGTTCAAAGAGCCTGCCTGCCGGTAGGCAGGGTTTTACTTTGATTGAACTTCTGGTCGTTATTGCGATCATCGGTATTCTTTCATCAGTGGTACTTGCCTCACTAAACAGCGCAAGGCAGAAATCTCGTGATGCTAAAAGAGTTTCTGATATAAAGCAGGTCCAATTAGCTCTTGAACTTTTTGCTGATAGTAATGGTTCAGAGTATCCAGATACTGTAGCTCAACTTGTTACTGACGGCTTTATTCCTGCTGAACCTAAGGATCCAAGTACTGGAGCTATATATTCTTATGACAATGTGACTTCTGCCGGAGCTGTCTGTGCTATAGCAACCGGTGTTTGTAATTTTTATCATTTAGGCGCTAATCTAGAGCAAGATGGAACAGGTCTTGTTGGCACTGGCGGACATTCTGTCCTTGGTAGTGATGCTGATAGTACATATACATTTAATGGACAAGGAGCTGACTGTTCTGCAGCGGGCACAGACGATGGATGTTATGATGTGACACCATAA
- the ligA gene encoding NAD-dependent DNA ligase LigA has translation MFEKKIDAEERYSKAKERIEKLKKLINHHRYLYHVLDKQEITEAALDSLKHELYELEQSFPDLITTDSPTQRVGGKPLEKFKKIHHKVTQWSFNDVFNEDEIREFDNRVKRLLDKEFGYPIAKGLEYVSELKIDGFKIILTYERGILKTAATRGDGKVGEDVTANVKTIESIPLHLNKDVDCIVEGEIWMGKDEFENLNKERGRKGEQLFANPRNAAAGSIRQLDPKIASSRKLDSFIYDLAWLDYGHATSVGIEVPETQIEELSFLKELGFKVNPHFKLCKNIEEVVDFWRVWQKKKDKTKYWIDGVVVKLNNSEWQERLGYTGKAPRFAVALKFPAEQATTVVEDIDVQVGRTGALTPVAHLRPVTIAGSVVSRATLHNEDEIKRLDVRIGDTVILQKAGDIIPDIVSVIKEMRTGKEKLFKMPNVCPICKSKVVFLKDSPIAKCHNKKCATRHRRGLYYFASKKAFDIEGLGPKIIDALLDNNLVQDAADFFDLKEGDITPLERFAEKSAKNLIKAINSRREIDFSRFIISLGIENVGESTAEDLAESFHTIENLEKASIQELEKVSDVGPIVARSIYDWFRDNDNKRFLKKLLPRVMIKKQTQVKGAKLKKLKFVLTGSLSKMSRDEAKKMIKQLGGEVSESVSKNTDFVVYGSDPGSKYDKAKKIGVKTINEEEFLEILG, from the coding sequence ATGTTTGAGAAAAAAATTGACGCGGAAGAAAGATACTCTAAAGCAAAAGAGCGGATAGAGAAGCTTAAAAAATTAATAAACCATCACAGGTATCTTTATCATGTGCTTGATAAGCAAGAGATAACTGAAGCGGCGCTTGATTCTCTAAAGCACGAGCTTTATGAGCTGGAGCAGTCTTTCCCTGATCTCATAACTACCGACTCTCCGACACAGAGAGTGGGAGGAAAACCGCTTGAAAAATTTAAGAAAATTCATCATAAGGTGACACAATGGTCTTTTAATGACGTGTTTAATGAAGACGAAATAAGGGAATTTGATAATCGAGTTAAGCGCCTGCTTGATAAAGAATTTGGTTACCCGATAGCCAAAGGACTTGAATATGTCTCGGAGCTTAAGATTGACGGTTTTAAAATTATCCTTACTTATGAGAGAGGGATATTAAAAACTGCGGCAACGCGTGGTGATGGAAAGGTGGGCGAGGATGTGACAGCTAACGTTAAGACCATAGAGTCGATTCCTCTTCATCTAAATAAAGATGTTGATTGCATTGTGGAAGGCGAGATCTGGATGGGAAAAGATGAATTTGAAAATCTTAATAAGGAAAGGGGAAGGAAGGGGGAACAGTTGTTTGCCAACCCGCGAAATGCCGCCGCCGGCTCTATTCGCCAGCTTGACCCGAAGATTGCTTCTTCGCGCAAACTTGATAGCTTTATATACGATCTGGCTTGGTTAGACTACGGACATGCGACGTCCGTAGGGATTGAGGTTCCAGAGACTCAGATTGAAGAGCTTAGCTTTCTTAAAGAGTTAGGATTTAAAGTAAATCCGCATTTTAAATTATGTAAAAATATTGAAGAGGTTGTAGATTTTTGGCGTGTTTGGCAAAAGAAAAAAGATAAGACAAAGTATTGGATTGACGGCGTTGTTGTTAAATTAAACAATTCAGAGTGGCAGGAACGACTGGGTTATACAGGTAAGGCCCCTCGTTTTGCCGTCGCTTTGAAGTTTCCGGCTGAGCAGGCAACGACAGTTGTAGAAGATATTGATGTGCAAGTTGGGAGGACTGGCGCCTTGACTCCGGTTGCCCACTTAAGGCCGGTGACTATTGCCGGTTCTGTAGTATCAAGAGCCACGCTTCATAATGAGGATGAGATAAAAAGACTTGATGTTCGTATTGGTGATACTGTTATTTTGCAGAAGGCGGGAGACATTATCCCTGATATAGTGAGCGTTATAAAAGAGATGAGGACAGGGAAAGAGAAGCTATTTAAAATGCCAAATGTCTGTCCTATCTGCAAGTCGAAAGTAGTATTTTTAAAAGATAGCCCTATCGCAAAATGCCATAACAAGAAATGCGCTACGCGCCACAGAAGGGGCCTTTATTATTTTGCTTCTAAGAAGGCGTTTGATATAGAGGGACTTGGTCCTAAGATAATAGATGCCCTTTTAGATAATAATTTGGTACAGGATGCGGCTGATTTTTTTGATCTAAAAGAGGGAGATATAACGCCATTAGAACGCTTTGCTGAAAAGTCGGCAAAGAACCTCATTAAAGCGATAAATTCCCGCAGGGAAATAGATTTCTCAAGATTTATAATTTCTCTAGGAATAGAGAATGTGGGAGAAAGCACTGCCGAAGATTTAGCCGAGAGTTTTCATACTATTGAAAATTTAGAAAAGGCTTCTATTCAAGAATTGGAAAAAGTTTCTGATGTTGGGCCTATTGTGGCAAGAAGCATATATGATTGGTTTAGAGATAATGATAATAAAAGATTTTTAAAGAAGCTCCTCCCTCGAGTGATGATCAAAAAACAGACTCAAGTAAAAGGAGCCAAACTTAAAAAGCTTAAGTTTGTGTTGACGGGCTCTCTTAGTAAGATGAGTCGGGATGAAGCGAAGAAGATGATTAAACAGCTGGGGGGAGAAGTGTCAGAGTCAGTCTCTAAGAATACCGATTTTGTCGTCTATGGTAGCGACCCTGGCTCAAAATATGACAAGGCTAAGAAGATTGGCGTGAAGACTATAAATGAAGAGGAATTTCTGGAAATTTTAGGATAA
- a CDS encoding PilT/PilU family type 4a pilus ATPase, giving the protein MTDYKKELSDLVLIVAKEGASDLHLAVGRHPTVRISGALIPLIKKPILTPDDVKGLVLSMISPEDEEILMKEKEVDFSFSFEDKVRFRGNAFFQRGFIGAALRLIPAKIKTFAELSLPESLIDFTKKEQGFFLIVGPVGHGKSTTLAAMIDSINHERAEHIITVEDPIEYIFTQDKSIIDQREVRSDTHDFKTALRSMFRQDINVGMIGEMRDRETISTAVTAAETGHLIFSSLHTNNASQTIDRIIDSFPADQQGQISLQLSGALLGIFSQRLIPRVSGGLIPAYELLISNNAVRNLIRENRTHEIDLVIETGFEEGMMSLNRSLASLLRQGEITTESAYAYSLNPNGLEGLM; this is encoded by the coding sequence ATGACTGATTATAAAAAAGAATTAAGCGATTTAGTTTTAATAGTTGCCAAAGAAGGCGCTTCAGACTTGCATCTTGCTGTCGGCCGTCATCCTACTGTTCGTATTTCCGGAGCGTTAATTCCGCTTATTAAGAAACCTATCCTTACGCCTGATGACGTCAAAGGGCTTGTCTTAAGTATGATTTCTCCTGAAGACGAAGAGATTTTAATGAAAGAGAAAGAGGTTGATTTTTCTTTTTCTTTTGAAGACAAAGTTCGGTTTAGAGGAAACGCGTTTTTTCAGAGAGGGTTTATAGGAGCTGCTTTAAGGCTTATTCCTGCAAAGATAAAAACTTTTGCCGAGCTTAGTTTGCCGGAGTCTCTTATTGATTTTACAAAGAAAGAGCAAGGATTCTTTCTTATTGTCGGTCCGGTCGGACACGGCAAGTCAACTACACTTGCGGCAATGATTGATTCTATAAATCACGAGAGGGCAGAACATATTATTACGGTTGAAGACCCGATAGAGTATATTTTTACTCAAGATAAATCAATCATAGATCAAAGGGAAGTCAGGAGTGATACTCATGATTTTAAAACAGCTCTTCGTTCCATGTTTCGTCAGGATATTAATGTGGGGATGATAGGCGAGATGCGCGACCGTGAGACTATAAGTACGGCAGTTACTGCCGCTGAGACAGGGCATCTTATCTTTTCATCTCTTCATACTAATAATGCTTCTCAGACAATTGATCGTATTATAGATTCATTTCCAGCTGATCAGCAGGGGCAGATTTCATTGCAGCTTTCAGGGGCTCTTTTGGGAATATTTTCTCAAAGGCTTATACCCAGAGTTTCAGGAGGGCTTATCCCGGCTTATGAGCTTTTAATTTCAAACAACGCCGTTAGAAATCTCATTCGAGAGAACAGGACGCATGAAATTGATTTAGTGATAGAAACCGGATTTGAAGAAGGGATGATGAGTTTAAACAGGTCACTCGCTTCGCTCTTAAGGCAGGGCGAGATAACGACAGAAAGCGCTTACGCTTATTCGTTAAATCCAAACGGGCTTGAGGGGTTAATGTAA
- a CDS encoding prepilin peptidase, with the protein METLIYFFVFIFGTIIGSFLNVVIARYNTGESMFKGRSKCFSCGKTLLWYELIPVFSFIAQNGKCRKCGSKISAQYPIVEVLTGVVFALTWYTITWRLGFQFEGQMAFFAIYFWGIFSLLIVIAVYDFYHQIIPDGLVYAFIILSFLSLFISQRTVLWDFIGGIIFFLFFALFWFFSKGKWMGLGDAKLSLGIGWLLGFWVGLASIILSFWIGAVVGLFFIFSKRLGLKSKIAFGPLLIAGTFIGFLFGERLLEFVFF; encoded by the coding sequence ATGGAAACTTTAATTTATTTTTTTGTTTTTATTTTCGGCACTATTATAGGGAGTTTCCTAAATGTGGTGATTGCCCGTTACAATACTGGCGAATCAATGTTTAAGGGAAGGTCAAAATGTTTTTCTTGTGGTAAAACTCTTTTGTGGTACGAGCTTATCCCTGTATTTAGTTTTATCGCGCAGAATGGAAAGTGCAGGAAATGCGGTTCAAAAATTTCTGCTCAGTATCCTATCGTTGAAGTTTTAACAGGGGTCGTCTTTGCTCTTACTTGGTATACCATTACTTGGAGACTCGGTTTCCAATTTGAGGGTCAGATGGCATTCTTCGCTATATATTTCTGGGGAATTTTCAGCTTATTGATAGTGATCGCTGTTTATGATTTTTATCATCAGATAATCCCTGACGGCTTAGTTTATGCTTTTATTATTTTATCTTTTTTAAGCTTATTTATTTCACAAAGGACCGTCCTTTGGGATTTTATAGGTGGGATTATCTTTTTCTTATTTTTTGCTTTGTTCTGGTTTTTCTCAAAAGGTAAATGGATGGGGCTTGGCGATGCCAAGCTTTCACTTGGTATAGGGTGGCTCTTAGGTTTTTGGGTTGGGTTGGCATCAATAATACTTTCTTTCTGGATCGGGGCTGTTGTCGGATTATTTTTTATCTTCAGTAAAAGACTCGGGCTTAAGAGCAAGATTGCTTTTGGACCATTGCTCATTGCGGGGACATTTATAGGGTTTTTGTTCGGAGAAAGGTTGTTGGAGTTTGTGTTCTTTTAA
- a CDS encoding type II secretion system GspH family protein, whose amino-acid sequence MVSHLLNLLKKRLKSQGRQTMPIGRQGFTLIELIVSVGIMVMVTTVILANYTTFNKKIKLEGVTQEIVSIIREAQAYGISNKIISGPGSSVAYGVHFDMALPDTVIIFSDSNADNNYTVGEEEEIFKVQSSDRIKQICINQKITSPFACPGAGSVNTADVIYKRSSIYANINDDDAISDTMILFRSAGETANGVKVIVWKSGQVSVEAE is encoded by the coding sequence ATGGTTTCTCATCTCCTTAATTTATTAAAAAAAAGATTGAAATCGCAAGGCAGGCAGACCATGCCTATCGGCAGGCAGGGGTTTACCCTTATTGAGCTTATCGTTTCTGTCGGTATTATGGTCATGGTAACAACTGTAATTTTGGCAAATTATACGACTTTCAATAAAAAGATAAAGCTTGAAGGAGTCACTCAAGAAATAGTTTCAATTATAAGAGAGGCTCAGGCTTATGGAATAAGCAACAAGATTATTTCAGGACCGGGATCGTCGGTGGCTTATGGTGTTCATTTTGATATGGCGCTTCCTGATACTGTTATTATTTTTTCAGATAGTAATGCTGACAATAATTATACAGTAGGAGAAGAAGAGGAGATTTTTAAAGTTCAATCTTCCGACAGAATAAAGCAGATATGCATAAATCAGAAAATAACCTCACCGTTTGCCTGTCCAGGCGCCGGAAGCGTGAATACGGCAGATGTTATTTATAAGCGTTCCAGTATATATGCGAATATAAATGATGACGATGCTATTTCTGATACGATGATATTGTTTAGGTCGGCGGGAGAGACTGCAAACGGTGTGAAGGTTATTGTCTGGAAAAGCGGGCAGGTTAGCGTTGAAGCTGAGTAA
- a CDS encoding type II secretion system F family protein, which yields MLYIYETTDKEGKKSSGSVDAPSIEIAINSLQRRGLIILAIKPEAEAVPFLNRNLNIFERIKTKDVVIFSRQISTLFEAKVPIIDSFRLLASESASPLMKEKLEEIVADIQGGAPMSAALSKHPKVFSKFFVNMVKSGEESGKLDEIFTYLADYMERSYELASKAKRALFYPAFVVFAFFGVMILMFTVVIPKIGVLLDEVGKEVPLYTRIIMGIGNFFQEYILYMLILVIIGAIIAWRYIKTENGQYFVAKMMITLPLLGLINKKIYVARLTDNLQTLLSGGVPMIKAVEITADVVGNKVYQSILLDVAESIKGGGSLSESLRRYEEIPALVPQMLRVGEEGGRLDFILETMARFYKREVDNTIENLIGLIEPVMIIVLAIFVGFLLIAVIGPIYNISSGI from the coding sequence ATGCTTTACATTTATGAGACTACTGATAAAGAAGGGAAAAAGAGTTCAGGGAGTGTAGATGCTCCGTCTATTGAGATTGCAATTAATTCTCTCCAAAGAAGAGGGCTTATTATTTTAGCTATAAAGCCTGAAGCAGAGGCGGTGCCTTTTTTAAATCGTAATTTAAATATTTTTGAAAGAATAAAGACTAAAGATGTCGTTATTTTTTCAAGACAGATTTCCACTCTTTTTGAGGCGAAAGTTCCTATTATTGATTCTTTCAGACTCTTGGCAAGCGAGAGCGCAAGCCCTTTAATGAAAGAAAAACTTGAAGAGATTGTGGCTGATATTCAAGGCGGTGCGCCAATGTCTGCGGCTCTTTCCAAGCATCCGAAAGTTTTTTCAAAATTTTTTGTAAATATGGTTAAATCTGGAGAAGAGTCTGGTAAACTGGATGAAATCTTCACTTATTTAGCTGATTATATGGAGCGTTCTTATGAATTGGCTTCAAAGGCGAAAAGGGCGCTTTTTTATCCGGCTTTTGTCGTATTTGCTTTTTTTGGAGTGATGATTCTGATGTTCACGGTTGTTATCCCTAAAATAGGCGTACTCTTGGATGAGGTTGGTAAAGAAGTCCCTTTGTATACAAGGATTATTATGGGAATAGGGAATTTCTTTCAGGAATATATTTTATATATGCTTATTCTTGTTATAATCGGCGCCATTATAGCTTGGCGGTATATTAAGACGGAGAATGGCCAATATTTTGTCGCTAAAATGATGATAACATTACCTCTTTTAGGTTTAATTAATAAAAAAATTTATGTTGCGCGCCTGACTGACAATTTGCAAACGCTTCTCTCGGGCGGCGTGCCGATGATAAAGGCCGTTGAAATAACGGCTGATGTTGTGGGTAATAAAGTTTATCAATCTATTCTTCTTGATGTGGCGGAATCCATTAAGGGAGGAGGTTCATTGTCAGAATCGTTAAGGCGATATGAAGAAATTCCCGCTCTTGTGCCGCAAATGCTTCGCGTGGGAGAAGAAGGCGGAAGGCTTGATTTTATCTTGGAAACAATGGCTAGATTCTATAAGAGAGAAGTTGATAATACTATTGAGAACCTGATCGGTCTTATTGAGCCGGTAATGATTATCGTCCTTGCCATTTTTGTCGGGTTTCTTTTAATCGCTGTTATAGGGCCTATCTATAACATTTCTTCTGGTATATAG
- a CDS encoding GspE/PulE family protein produces the protein MSFVDVLIKNNFITQEDLPVIYKEMDKSGLSLEQALIVKGVREEDIVSAKGQDIGVPIKEVDKTLLSFDILKIIPEEIARQYKMVPIEVNDSILEVGMLDPQDINAREALQFIVSKLNLSFKVFLVSQSDFDMVLDAYKGLRGEVTKVLGEIEVDPLLGSVNDSGNMSQAEAVEDAPITKMVAVILRHATEGNASDIHIEPWADKLKVRFREDGVLYTSLLLPSNVHDSIVARIKILSNLKIDEKRKPQDGRFSVKMEGRQVDFRVSTFPSFFGEKVVIRILDRDKGVKSLEEVGLSGRNLEAVKRAIKSPYGMILLTGPTGSGKTTTLYAMLQSLDREKNNIISLEDPVEYNVEGVSQSQVRPEIGYTFANGLRSVLRQDPDIIMVGEIRDKETAQLAIQAALTGHLVLSTLHTNSAVGVIPRLVDMGVDPYLLAPTLVLAIGQRLVQTLCPESKKEMPMTDSLRAKLEKELEGVHPDIRSAIKIPDKIYQAMPSSSCPRGTRGRAAVFEMFEKTKDIEEAIVNNPVENEIMAKARKNGMLTMREDAVLKVFDGTIGFEEIYKV, from the coding sequence ATGAGCTTTGTTGATGTGTTAATTAAAAATAATTTCATAACCCAAGAAGATCTTCCTGTCATTTATAAAGAGATGGATAAAAGCGGGCTTAGTTTGGAGCAAGCTCTTATTGTTAAAGGCGTAAGAGAAGAGGATATTGTCTCCGCTAAAGGACAGGATATCGGAGTCCCCATAAAAGAGGTGGATAAAACTCTGCTTTCTTTTGATATTTTAAAAATTATCCCTGAAGAGATTGCGCGACAATATAAGATGGTGCCGATTGAAGTAAATGACAGTATTTTAGAAGTGGGAATGCTTGACCCTCAAGATATTAATGCGCGCGAAGCCTTGCAGTTTATCGTCTCAAAGCTTAACTTGTCATTTAAAGTTTTTCTCGTGTCTCAGTCTGATTTTGATATGGTCCTTGATGCTTATAAGGGCTTGAGAGGCGAAGTTACAAAAGTACTTGGTGAGATAGAAGTGGATCCGTTGCTTGGGAGTGTTAATGATTCCGGCAATATGTCCCAAGCGGAGGCTGTTGAGGATGCGCCTATTACTAAAATGGTGGCTGTTATATTGCGCCACGCTACAGAAGGGAATGCTTCAGATATTCATATTGAGCCATGGGCGGACAAATTAAAAGTTAGATTTCGCGAGGACGGAGTTTTGTATACAAGTCTTTTACTTCCTTCCAATGTGCACGACTCTATAGTTGCCAGGATAAAAATTCTATCAAATCTTAAGATTGACGAAAAGAGAAAACCGCAAGATGGGCGTTTTTCTGTGAAGATGGAAGGCAGACAAGTTGATTTTCGTGTTTCCACTTTCCCTTCTTTTTTTGGAGAGAAAGTAGTGATTCGTATTCTTGATCGTGATAAAGGGGTTAAGTCGCTTGAAGAGGTGGGGTTGTCCGGAAGAAATCTTGAGGCAGTTAAAAGGGCGATTAAAAGTCCGTATGGTATGATTCTTTTAACAGGTCCGACGGGTTCCGGTAAAACAACGACACTATATGCAATGCTTCAGTCTTTAGATAGGGAAAAAAATAATATAATTTCTCTTGAGGATCCTGTTGAGTATAACGTTGAAGGGGTAAGCCAGTCTCAAGTGAGGCCTGAGATTGGCTATACTTTTGCCAATGGACTTCGGTCTGTGTTAAGGCAAGACCCGGACATAATAATGGTTGGCGAAATCAGAGATAAAGAGACAGCGCAACTTGCTATTCAAGCCGCTCTAACGGGGCATCTTGTATTGTCTACTCTTCATACCAATAGCGCGGTGGGAGTTATCCCTCGTCTTGTTGATATGGGCGTAGACCCGTATCTTCTTGCTCCAACATTAGTGCTTGCTATCGGACAAAGACTCGTCCAGACACTTTGCCCCGAGTCTAAGAAAGAAATGCCAATGACAGATTCTTTAAGAGCGAAGCTGGAGAAAGAATTAGAAGGAGTTCACCCTGATATAAGAAGCGCGATAAAGATACCTGATAAAATTTATCAGGCTATGCCGTCATCTTCTTGCCCGAGGGGGACAAGAGGAAGAGCCGCTGTTTTTGAAATGTTTGAAAAAACCAAAGATATAGAGGAAGCTATTGTGAATAATCCTGTTGAGAATGAGATTATGGCAAAAGCGAGAAAGAATGGCATGCTTACGATGAGAGAAGACGCGGTTCTTAAAGTTTTCGACGGAACTATTGGATTTGAAGAGATATATAAGGTATAA
- a CDS encoding type II secretion system GspH family protein has product MNNKFKKINNSKSLPAGRQGFTILEMIVAIAVFTVVMTMAMESILNINDAQKKIESFRSVSDNLNFALDAMSREIRTGDNYSSTGDTFSFINARLENITYQLSGNQLIRSDGVNEFPLTDSKISIDSLAFDLRGESSGDNFQPIVRINLSASSGVKEKEQSKIELQASVSQLAPDS; this is encoded by the coding sequence ATGAATAATAAATTTAAAAAAATAAATAATAGTAAAAGCCTGCCTGCCGGCAGGCAGGGATTCACGATACTTGAGATGATAGTCGCAATAGCTGTCTTTACTGTTGTTATGACGATGGCGATGGAGTCCATTTTAAATATAAATGACGCGCAAAAAAAGATTGAATCATTTAGATCTGTTTCGGATAATTTAAATTTCGCCCTGGATGCAATGTCAAGAGAGATCAGGACAGGGGATAATTATTCTTCCACAGGAGATACATTCTCATTTATAAATGCGAGGCTTGAGAATATTACTTATCAATTATCTGGTAATCAGTTAATAAGGTCGGATGGGGTAAATGAATTTCCTCTGACAGATTCTAAAATTAGCATAGATTCTCTCGCCTTTGATTTAAGAGGCGAATCTTCAGGCGATAATTTTCAGCCTATAGTGAGGATTAATCTTTCCGCTTCTTCCGGTGTAAAAGAGAAAGAACAATCAAAGATTGAGTTGCAAGCTTCTGTATCTCAACTTGCGCCGGATTCCTAA
- a CDS encoding response regulator — translation MAEKQPSVFIVDDDEFILDVYSVKFREKGYKVEIAMSGQEALEKIKQGFSPDIMLLDIVMPKMDGFELLKRIREENLLAGTVIVILTNLGQKEDIKKGLDLKVDDYVVKAYFTPSEIAKKVEDLLLKKKNNPTGSDNTDSARESEK, via the coding sequence ATGGCAGAAAAACAACCATCAGTTTTTATAGTAGATGACGACGAGTTTATCTTGGATGTGTATTCTGTTAAATTCAGGGAGAAAGGATATAAAGTTGAAATAGCGATGAGCGGTCAAGAAGCTTTGGAAAAGATAAAGCAAGGATTTTCTCCTGACATAATGCTTCTTGATATTGTAATGCCGAAGATGGACGGATTTGAGCTTCTAAAAAGAATAAGAGAAGAGAATCTTCTTGCTGGCACTGTTATTGTAATTCTTACTAATCTTGGGCAGAAAGAAGACATTAAAAAAGGACTTGATTTGAAGGTTGATGATTATGTTGTAAAGGCATATTTTACGCCAAGTGAAATAGCCAAGAAGGTGGAAGATTTATTATTAAAAAAGAAAAATAATCCAACAGGCAGTGATAATACAGACTCTGCCCGGGAAAGCGAAAAATAA